One region of Primulina tabacum isolate GXHZ01 chromosome 1, ASM2559414v2, whole genome shotgun sequence genomic DNA includes:
- the LOC142552452 gene encoding UDP-glucuronate 4-epimerase 3-like → MSQMKHIDSAPSTPGKFKMEKSPYNRVRLHSSLAKLAFWSFVFLGLIFLFFYRSPSSSSPVPSDLSRRSLRSSYEGPNFEKRVRASAKTRSTNGISVLVTGAAGFVGTHVSSALKRRGDGVLGIDNFNDYYDTSLKRARQALLDRIGVYIVEGDINDAALLKKLFDIVPFTHVMHLAAQAGVRYAMENPSSYVHSNIAGLVSVLEVCKNANPQPAIVWASSSSVYGLNTKVPFSERDRTDQPASLYAATKKAGEEIAHTYNHIYGLSLTGLRFFTVYGPWGRPDMAYFFFTRDILKGKSIPIFEAANHGTVARDFTYVDDIVKGCLGALDTAEKSTGSGGKKKGPAQLRVYNLGNTSPVPVSDLVSILERLLKVKAKRLVMKLPRNGDVQFTHANISLAQKELGYKPSTDLQTGLKKFVRWYLSYSANGKKSAQ, encoded by the coding sequence ATGTCACAGATGAAGCACATTGACAGCGCCCCTTCAACCCCAGGAAAGTTCAAGATGGAGAAGTCTCCGTACAATAGGGTGAGGCTGCATTCTTCTCTGGCCAAGCTCGCTTTTTGGTCATTTGTTTTCCTTGGCTTGATCTTTTTGTTCTTCTATAGATCACCCTCTTCTTCATCCCCTGTTCCTTCAGATCTCTCTAGAAGGTCCCTTAGAAGCTCTTATGAAGGCCCTAACTTCGAAAAAAGGGTCAGGGCCTCTGCTAAAACCAGGTCTACAAATGGGATTTCGGTTTTGGTTACAGGGGCTGCTGGTTTTGTGGGAACTCATGTCTCCTCCGCCCTCAAACGGCGGGGGGACGGTGTCTTGGGGATTGataatttcaatgattattacgATACCTCCCTGAAGAGGGCTAGACAAGCACTTTTAGACAGAATCGGGGTGTACATTGTGGAGGGTGATATCAATGATGCTGCTCTATTAAAGAAACTTTTTGATATCGTGCCCTTTACTCATGTTATGCATCTGGCTGCGCAGGCCGGTGTTCGCTATGCAATGGAGAATCCTAGCTCCTACGTGCATAGCAACATTGCCGGCCTAGTTAGTGTGCTTGAGGTTTGCAAGAATGCGAATCCGCAGCCAGCAATCGTGTGGGCTTCGAGTAGTTCTGTGTATGGATTGAATACTAAGGTTCCTTTTTCCGAGAGGGACAGGACTGATCAGCCTGCAAGCCTGTATGCCGCTACTAAGAAAGCCGGTGAAGAGATTGCACATACTTATAATCATATATATGGGCTTTCTCTTACTGGATTGAGATTCTTCACCGTTTATGGACCATGGGGTAGGCCGGACATGGCATACTTCTTTTTCACTAGGGATATTTTGAAGGGGAAGTCGATCCCAATCTTTGAGGCTGCAAATCATGGAACGGTGGCCAGGGATTTTACCTACGTTGATGATATTGTAAAAGGTTGTTTGGGTGCATTAGATACCGCAGAGAAAAGTACCGGCAGTGGTGGCAAGAAGAAGGGGCCGGCTCAATTGCGGGTGTACAATCTGGGAAACACATCCCCCGTACCAGTTTCGGATCTTGTGAGTATTTTAGAGAGGCTACTCAAGGTGAAGGCTAAGAGGTTGGTTATGAAGTTGCCAAGGAATGGTGATGTACAATTTACGCATGCCAACATAAGCTTAGCTCAGAAAGAGCTTGGTTATAAACCATCGACTGATCTTCAGACAGGGTTGAAGAAATTTGTTCGGTGGTACCTCAGTTACTCTGCAAACGGGAAGAAGAGCGCACAGTAA
- the LOC142552484 gene encoding putative protein S-acyltransferase 14: protein MYRSGVIMAWNVFKFCTALRGLGSIMILLVLGVVGVSYYAVVITNYGPALTAGGVDTLQALSVLISFHCLLVMLLWSYFSVVFTDPGSVSSSWRPTMDEERGDADPLTASEFQSDTESRGVRYCRKCNQLKPPRCHHCSICGRCVLKMDHHCVWVVNCVGALNYKYFLLFLLYTFLETSLVALSLLPHFIAFFSDGEIPGTPGTLATTFLAFVLNLAFALSVLGFLIMHISMVAANTTTIEAYEKKATPKWRYDLGRKRNFEQVFGMDKRYWFIPSYSEEDLRRMPALQGLEYPSKPDLPPQEF, encoded by the exons atgtatagatCTGGTGTAATTATGGCGTGGAATGTATTCAAATTCTGTACCGCTCTCCGGGGTCTAGGTTCGATCATGATTCTATTGGTTCTTGGCGTCGTTGGCGTCTCATATTATGCCGTGGTGATCACGAATTACGGGCCAGCGCTAACCGCCGGAGGGGTGGATACGCTGCAAGCTTTGTCCGTGTTGATCTCGTTTCATTGCTTG TTAGTAATGCTATTATGGAGTTATTTCTCGGTTGTTTTCACGGACCCCGGTAGTGTGTCTTCAAGTTGGAGGCCGACAATGGATGAAGAAAGGGGAGATGCTGACCCTCTAACCgcatcagaatttcaatccgacacAGAGAGTAGAGGCGTCCGTTATTGTAGAAAGTGCAATCAGTTAAAACCACCAAGATGCCATCACTGCTCTATCT GTGGGAGGTGCGTACTAAAAATGGACCATCATTGTGTATGGGTGGTCAATTGTGTTGGGGCATTGAACTACAAGTATTTCCTTCTCTTCCTG TTGTACACGTTTCTCGAAACTAGTCTCGTCGCATTATCATTATTACCACATTTTATTGCATTCTTCAGCGATGGAGAGATTCCTGGGACTCCAGGAACTCTTGCCACAACTTTTCTTGCCTTTG TGTTAAATTTGGCGTTTGCATTGAGTGTTTTGGGATTTCTGATCATGCACATATCAATGGTGGCTGCCAATACCACGACCATTGAG GCATATGAGAAGAAGGCCACCCCAAAATGGCGTTATGATCTTGGGCGGAAAAGAAACTTTGAACAG GTATTTGGGATGGACAAGAGATATTGGTTTATCCCAAGTTACTCTGAAGAAGATTTGCGGCGGATGCCTGCTCTCCAGGGTCTTGAATACCCTTCAAAACCAGATCTGCCTCCACAAGAATTCTGA